In a genomic window of Wyeomyia smithii strain HCP4-BCI-WySm-NY-G18 chromosome 1, ASM2978416v1, whole genome shotgun sequence:
- the LOC129729721 gene encoding uncharacterized protein LOC129729721: MSRRDFVTIENDNGDKVKQTKVYLTMFLNEAYGIFVEENPDKTISFSKFCELRPKNVLQLRDTPSEQCQTHENFRLALYSLGITYNKEFWSNTLCNSEVDSVCWSLMCPDCSNGTKITHLKQKTDLVNRGVWTKISSKRIQRVKELVPVHKIETELRLMWDQFVNHVRVKRMQYAHFQTDQLAQGVRIINIDFAMNLAAEGQEEIRSTLWSRASVVLFTVAIQYNQEIKFLILVSDYKAKDKNAIFAYLGYILSYLGDVENPEIREVIWSDGPSSEFKNQCMCTALKYFAKKYLKMFEWKYFATSHGKGLCDAVGGKAKMVVREKTLVRGFRIDAVNNAADFVRICQNNLPGIRTVEIKPSEIIALNSRKNLWESSSPVKGIKSAYHLCAFPDGTLTID, from the coding sequence ATGAGTCGACGTGATTTCGTCACAATTGAAAATGATAATGGTGATAAGGTGAAACAGACAAAGGTTTACCTTACCATGTTTCTTAATGAAGCTTACGGGATTTTCGTTGAAGAGAATCCCGATAAAACCATTtcgttttcgaaattttgtgaACTCCGTCCCAAAAACGTATTGCAGCTAAGAGACACACCCTCAGAACAATGCCAAACGCacgaaaattttcgattggcTCTATACTCCCTTGGCATAACATACAATAAAGAGTTCTGGTCGAATACTCTGTGCAATTCTGAAGTTGATTCTGTGTGCTGGAGCCTCATGTGTCCAGACTGctcaaatggaaccaaaataaCTCATTTGAAGCAAAAAACCGACCTTGTAAATCGTGGGGTCTGGACAAAAATATCTTCAAAGCGCATTCAACGCGTAAAAGAGTTGGTTCCTGTCCACAAAATAGAAACAGAGCTTCGTCTAATGTGGGATCAATTCGTAAACCATGTGCGAGTCAAACGAATGCAGTACGCTCATTTTCAAACTGATCAACTGGCGCAAGGCGTTAGGATCATTAATATTGACTTTGCCATGAACTTGGCAGCTGAAGGGCAGGAggaaatacgaagtaccctctGGTCAAGAGCGTCGGTGGTTCTGTTTACTGTTGCCATACAATACAATCAAGAAATCAAGTTCCTGATTTTGGTATCAGATTATAAGGCGAAGgacaaaaatgctatattcgCCTATCTCGGTTATATTTTATCTTATCTTGGGGATGTTGAAAATCCTGAAATTCGTGAGGTCATTTGGAGCGATGGGCCATCATCAGAATTCAAAAACCAATGCATGTGCACGGCTCTTAAATATTTCGCGAAGAAATATCTTAAAATGTTTGAGTGGAAGTATTTCGCAACATCGCATGGTAAAGGGCTCTGCGACGCTGTTGGTGGAAAAGCGAAGATGGTCGTTCGTGAAAAAACCCTGGTACGGGGTTTTAGAATTGATGCGGTCAACAACGCTGCGGATTTTGTACGCATTTGCCAGAATAACCTTCCGGGTATCCGAACAGTAGAAATTAAACCTTCGGAAATTATCGCCCTAAACTCCCGTAAAAACCTATGGGAGTCTTCTTCCCCAGTTAAAGGAATCAAATCTGCCTATCACCTTTGTGCATTTCCAGATGGAACACTTACTATCGATTGA